The Methylomusa anaerophila genome has a segment encoding these proteins:
- the aroC gene encoding chorismate synthase → MFKFITTGESHGPALTAVIEGLPAGLSLDIDLINADLARRQKGYGRGGRMKIECDRVEAYSGIRFGKTIGSPVTFVIHNRDWANWQDRMAPVGEPRGEKVTAPRPGHADLPGMLKYQREDIRDILERASARETAARVAVGAVAKQVLALVGIQVVSHVTNIGGVSVAADLLQRTNASDIMSLIQSSELACIDPQAENSMKEAIRNARDEGNSLGGIFEVIVTGVFPGLGSHIHWDRRLDSRLAGALMSIQAVKGVEIGDGFGYAGMPGSKAHDEIFYQQGTGYYRKTNHAGGIEGGISNGQDIVVRAVMKPIPTLMTPLLSVDICSKAPIKANTERSDVCAVTAAAVVGETMAAIVLAGAILEKFGGDSIDDFLQSVDAYRQRIRL, encoded by the coding sequence ATGTTTAAATTTATAACCACAGGCGAATCGCACGGACCAGCTTTAACCGCAGTTATAGAAGGACTGCCGGCCGGTCTTTCACTGGACATAGATTTAATCAATGCCGATTTGGCACGGCGTCAAAAGGGATATGGACGTGGCGGCAGAATGAAAATTGAATGCGACAGGGTTGAAGCTTATTCCGGGATTCGTTTTGGCAAAACAATAGGAAGTCCCGTAACTTTTGTTATTCACAACCGGGATTGGGCTAATTGGCAGGACCGCATGGCCCCGGTTGGAGAACCCAGAGGAGAAAAGGTCACTGCTCCCAGACCGGGTCATGCCGATTTACCCGGAATGTTAAAATACCAGCGGGAGGATATCCGGGATATATTGGAGCGGGCCAGTGCCAGGGAAACTGCCGCCAGAGTGGCTGTAGGAGCGGTGGCCAAGCAAGTACTCGCCCTTGTTGGTATTCAAGTTGTTTCCCATGTCACAAACATTGGCGGCGTGAGTGTAGCGGCAGACTTGTTGCAAAGGACTAATGCCAGCGATATTATGTCGTTAATACAATCTTCTGAACTGGCCTGTATTGATCCTCAGGCGGAGAATTCTATGAAAGAGGCTATACGTAATGCCCGCGACGAAGGAAATTCCTTGGGGGGTATTTTCGAAGTAATTGTCACCGGAGTATTCCCGGGATTAGGCAGCCATATTCACTGGGATCGGCGTTTAGATAGCCGTCTTGCCGGAGCGCTCATGTCGATTCAGGCCGTTAAAGGTGTTGAAATTGGCGACGGATTTGGTTATGCCGGTATGCCCGGCAGTAAGGCGCACGACGAGATTTTTTATCAGCAGGGCACAGGATATTATCGTAAAACTAACCACGCTGGCGGCATTGAAGGGGGTATTAGTAACGGGCAGGATATTGTTGTCCGGGCGGTGATGAAACCCATTCCGACTTTAATGACGCCACTGTTGTCGGTGGATATTTGTTCAAAAGCTCCGATTAAAGCCAATACGGAACGGAGTGATGTGTGTGCCGTTACAGCAGCCGCAGTTGTTGGCGAGACTATGGCTGCTATCGTGTTAGCGGGGGCGATTCTTGAAAAATTTGGCGGTGATAGTATTGACGACTTTCTTCAATCCGTGGACGCTTACCGTCAAAGAATCCGGCTATAG
- a CDS encoding type IV pilus inner membrane component PilO → MLLTLSPQYKFVLAGSGILSVIVFLCLAIIIPQQKKINELKLTHNLEQQKVLNIEAYARKHPDADHYLKELDKKLTQLDEMLPRQPAIGAFMTAVEAAADSSGVRLIETKPLSIVKKSEYREIPLEITARGSYWQMLAFLKRLENMQRFNSMTNVTVRTVSGIPESDDLLECKLLLVVYTYDG, encoded by the coding sequence ATGTTATTGACCCTTTCCCCCCAATACAAATTTGTCCTGGCTGGGTCAGGAATATTGTCGGTAATAGTTTTCTTGTGCTTAGCGATCATCATACCGCAACAGAAAAAGATAAATGAGCTTAAGTTGACACACAATTTGGAGCAGCAGAAAGTGCTAAATATAGAAGCCTATGCCCGCAAGCATCCTGATGCGGATCATTATTTAAAAGAGCTGGATAAAAAATTGACTCAGCTTGATGAGATGCTTCCCCGCCAGCCTGCAATCGGCGCCTTTATGACAGCGGTAGAAGCAGCGGCTGACAGCAGCGGGGTTCGATTGATAGAAACAAAACCTTTATCCATAGTTAAAAAGTCTGAGTACAGAGAAATTCCGTTAGAGATAACAGCCAGGGGAAGTTATTGGCAAATGCTTGCTTTCCTGAAAAGGCTGGAAAACATGCAACGGTTCAATTCTATGACTAACGTTACGGTTCGGACGGTGAGTGGAATTCCGGAATCAGACGACCTGCTTGAGTGCAAATTACTACTTGTCGTCTATACTTATGACGGGTAG
- a CDS encoding PilN domain-containing protein has translation MELASLKLAEIDKRKTLLLKLTNERKSCYAILAGLGTIVPPEIKLTGMETLGKDVILIKGIAEKYPDLAKFMQLMEQNESNIFIQPILIKAETDTTTSSISSIATKFELNIKLKGL, from the coding sequence ATGGAATTGGCCAGCCTGAAACTTGCGGAAATTGATAAAAGGAAAACACTGCTACTAAAACTAACCAATGAACGTAAGTCTTGCTATGCAATACTAGCCGGTCTGGGTACGATTGTTCCTCCCGAAATAAAGTTGACGGGAATGGAGACTCTTGGTAAAGATGTTATCCTTATCAAGGGAATCGCGGAGAAATATCCTGACTTAGCCAAATTCATGCAGTTAATGGAACAGAATGAAAGCAATATATTCATCCAGCCTATTTTAATAAAAGCAGAAACAGATACTACAACTTCTTCAATTTCTTCTATAGCAACTAAATTTGAATTAAATATTAAGCTTAAAGGGCTGTGA
- the pilM gene encoding type IV pilus assembly protein PilM, with translation MNLDSLQGIIRRIRHWIIPPPASIVGIDIGSGFIKAAEVSFTEPEPVLKAAGIAKLPDETIGAGHRRQQRLLSDSIKQLLLSSGIAAREAVVAASGRSIFVREVALPMMSKEELKEAIKWDMEKYVPYETGSYYYDYVLLGPGNDAIEINVLIVAAPREIVDNLVPILKDAGCRILAVDIEPLAVVRTLPQLNHSLVIDIGDRVSQLTIFDRAVPVISRSIPLGGQNFTNPIGQALYPDPGAAENQYIRSELSQTTEYMPGRNPMEKGMRLIAEELVREARRTYEYYRTHIRETNREEIYLTGGGARLSQFYDTIAEYVGDTQVTVHDPLKSIKVSSCLDEKYIQSVASQLTVAIGLALRGCYD, from the coding sequence ATGAATCTCGATAGTCTACAGGGAATAATCCGCAGAATCAGACACTGGATAATCCCCCCGCCGGCGTCTATAGTCGGTATTGATATCGGGTCAGGTTTCATTAAGGCGGCGGAGGTATCTTTTACTGAGCCTGAGCCGGTTCTTAAAGCCGCCGGTATTGCTAAGCTGCCTGATGAAACCATTGGGGCGGGACATCGCCGGCAACAAAGGCTACTTTCCGATTCAATAAAACAATTGCTTTTAAGTAGCGGCATAGCGGCCAGGGAGGCAGTCGTTGCGGCAAGCGGGCGCTCTATATTTGTCCGGGAAGTTGCTCTGCCGATGATGAGCAAGGAGGAATTAAAAGAAGCAATTAAATGGGATATGGAGAAGTATGTCCCTTATGAAACGGGAAGTTATTATTATGATTATGTACTTCTTGGCCCGGGGAACGACGCAATTGAAATAAATGTACTGATAGTAGCGGCGCCGCGGGAAATAGTTGATAATCTTGTTCCAATCTTAAAGGATGCAGGTTGCCGGATTCTTGCCGTCGACATAGAACCTCTTGCCGTTGTACGAACACTTCCCCAATTAAACCACTCCCTGGTTATAGATATTGGTGACAGAGTTTCCCAGCTTACCATTTTTGATAGGGCTGTTCCGGTTATTTCAAGAAGCATTCCTCTTGGTGGACAAAATTTTACAAATCCTATTGGCCAGGCATTATATCCAGATCCAGGGGCTGCTGAAAACCAATACATCCGCTCGGAATTATCCCAAACAACGGAATATATGCCAGGTCGAAATCCCATGGAAAAAGGTATGAGACTGATAGCCGAAGAATTAGTTCGCGAAGCGCGACGCACATACGAATATTACCGGACTCACATTCGGGAAACCAATCGCGAAGAGATATATTTAACCGGGGGCGGAGCAAGATTGTCTCAATTCTATGATACTATTGCAGAATATGTTGGTGATACCCAGGTAACAGTTCACGATCCTCTCAAAAGTATTAAGGTATCTTCTTGTCTTGATGAGAAATATATTCAAAGTGTTGCATCACAGTTAACAGTAGCCATTGGGCTGGCTTTGCGTGGCTGTTATGATTAA
- a CDS encoding late competence development ComFB family protein: MKGAERIMKLKNYMEDLVWQYFDEVASRHKNICTCENCRLDIVALALNFLPPRYIVTSKGETYTKVNALEQQFRIDIITALSHAIQIVSNKPHHEPQ, translated from the coding sequence ATGAAAGGAGCTGAGAGAATTATGAAGCTAAAAAACTATATGGAAGACTTAGTCTGGCAATATTTTGATGAAGTTGCTTCGAGACATAAAAATATTTGTACTTGTGAAAATTGCCGTTTGGATATCGTTGCCTTAGCTCTGAATTTCCTGCCGCCTCGTTATATAGTTACTAGCAAAGGCGAAACTTATACGAAAGTAAATGCTCTTGAGCAACAGTTCCGCATCGATATTATTACGGCTTTATCTCATGCGATACAAATTGTTTCGAATAAGCCGCACCATGAACCTCAATGA
- a CDS encoding PilW family protein → MIINQADNQADNQGGFTLVELLVWMMVTGIILAGVANLLTASLRIWHTGKVRNEMQQTARIAVDVIVREAQYCKSISVNADGSILTLVNADNQNMIFKINPVTNALGESINGGPLEPFAGDGTDRQEGKIIVTVNADNTPMFLLEGSRTLKITITLKNRMSAISETVRTQVVCMNL, encoded by the coding sequence ATTATTATCAATCAGGCTGATAATCAAGCTGATAATCAAGGTGGGTTTACTTTGGTAGAATTGCTTGTTTGGATGATGGTTACCGGCATAATTCTAGCTGGTGTTGCAAACTTGTTAACTGCTTCATTACGCATATGGCATACCGGTAAAGTGAGAAACGAGATGCAGCAAACCGCCAGGATTGCGGTTGATGTAATAGTCCGGGAAGCACAATATTGCAAAAGTATAAGTGTTAATGCTGACGGCAGCATTTTGACCCTAGTCAATGCCGATAACCAGAATATGATTTTCAAGATCAATCCGGTTACTAACGCACTGGGAGAATCAATAAACGGCGGTCCTTTGGAGCCGTTCGCCGGTGATGGAACAGACCGTCAGGAAGGTAAAATCATTGTTACTGTAAACGCCGATAATACACCGATGTTTTTGCTTGAAGGATCCCGGACGCTGAAAATAACTATTACTCTAAAAAATAGAATGTCGGCAATTAGTGAAACAGTTCGGACGCAAGTGGTTTGCATGAATCTATGA
- a CDS encoding type II secretion system protein, whose product MRKGGTLIEIVIVIAILSVLAGILVPKIANSVALQELDIAAQELAADIRLVQQFSINAGYGSGALRYTIYFMPDSNPYYWIHDGQKMIKQIYLPKSVCWSNVPSTIRFGIKGIPEAGAAQTIQLRSTTGKSLYIMLAPFTGRVRITDVQTST is encoded by the coding sequence ATGCGGAAAGGCGGTACCCTTATTGAAATAGTGATTGTTATTGCAATACTGAGTGTTTTAGCGGGCATTCTGGTACCCAAAATAGCCAACTCGGTTGCCTTGCAAGAATTAGATATTGCCGCGCAGGAGTTGGCGGCGGATATTCGCTTGGTGCAACAGTTTAGCATTAATGCCGGTTACGGTTCCGGCGCGTTACGGTATACTATTTATTTTATGCCTGACAGTAATCCGTATTACTGGATTCATGACGGACAAAAGATGATAAAGCAAATTTATCTACCCAAGTCGGTATGCTGGTCTAATGTACCAAGCACAATTCGATTTGGCATTAAAGGTATACCAGAGGCAGGAGCAGCGCAGACAATCCAGTTACGCAGCACTACGGGCAAATCCCTTTACATTATGCTTGCTCCATTTACAGGCCGGGTGAGGATAACTGATGTTCAAACCAGTACATAG
- a CDS encoding prepilin peptidase, whose protein sequence is MFETFVFAIGLIGLIGLFVGSFLNVCIYRLPQAKSVIRPPSRCPVCGQNIKVLDLVPVLSWLLLRGRCRYCNTSISRRYIFIELLTASLFLFISLVIGPQLQLIMVLLFASYLIVISVIDYDHHLILNKVLLWFAATGIFVNNVFGNLGFNDSVAAVLTGGGLMLLIAAVTHGDMGGGDVKFIAALGVWLDSSLILLTLFLSFLLGGSAGGLLMIFRIKSRKDFIPFGPFIAIGALVSMLYGHSIIRWYLELRF, encoded by the coding sequence TTGTTTGAAACATTTGTTTTCGCAATTGGCCTCATTGGGCTCATTGGTCTCTTTGTAGGCAGCTTTCTTAATGTTTGTATTTACCGTCTCCCTCAAGCCAAATCGGTTATCCGGCCGCCTTCCCGGTGTCCGGTATGCGGCCAAAATATTAAAGTCCTGGATTTGGTTCCCGTGCTAAGCTGGCTTTTGTTAAGAGGGCGCTGCCGCTATTGCAATACTTCGATTTCTCGAAGATATATATTTATTGAATTATTGACGGCAAGTTTGTTTTTGTTTATTTCCTTGGTAATAGGCCCACAGCTTCAATTAATCATGGTGTTGCTTTTTGCAAGTTATTTAATAGTAATTTCCGTAATCGACTATGATCATCATCTAATATTAAATAAGGTTCTGCTGTGGTTTGCTGCAACGGGTATATTCGTTAATAATGTATTCGGGAATTTGGGTTTTAATGATTCAGTAGCGGCCGTTTTAACCGGTGGCGGCTTGATGCTGCTGATTGCCGCAGTAACCCATGGCGATATGGGAGGAGGCGATGTGAAATTTATTGCCGCTTTAGGAGTTTGGCTGGATTCAAGTTTGATTCTGCTAACACTATTTTTATCTTTTCTTTTAGGAGGTAGTGCCGGCGGCCTATTGATGATATTCAGGATAAAATCCCGTAAAGACTTTATCCCCTTTGGACCATTTATTGCCATCGGGGCGCTTGTAAGCATGTTGTACGGACATTCTATTATAAGATGGTATCTGGAACTGCGGTTTTGA
- a CDS encoding type II secretion system protein has product MFLKLKADEIKIKIKSQKGFTLIELIIVVSIIGILVTIAIPKLSVAADAAKVAKIQADLRVIGGALEIYRADTGSYPAGNSLSNLANLVNGKGPWLAAVPSPEPGQNYQYSSGVASYNFKGVTYYSDGRNPSTTP; this is encoded by the coding sequence TTGTTTTTAAAGCTTAAAGCAGATGAAATCAAAATCAAAATCAAAAGCCAAAAAGGATTTACATTAATAGAATTAATCATTGTCGTGTCGATTATCGGGATATTAGTGACAATCGCGATACCTAAATTATCTGTTGCCGCAGATGCGGCTAAAGTTGCCAAAATTCAGGCGGATTTGCGCGTCATTGGCGGGGCTTTGGAGATTTACCGGGCAGATACCGGCTCTTATCCTGCCGGCAACAGTTTAAGTAACTTAGCGAACCTAGTAAACGGCAAGGGCCCGTGGTTAGCAGCCGTACCTTCACCTGAGCCGGGCCAAAACTATCAATACTCCAGCGGGGTTGCTTCTTATAATTTTAAAGGCGTGACTTATTATTCCGATGGAAGGAACCCGTCCACGACGCCCTAG
- a CDS encoding type II secretion system F family protein has protein sequence MGKTFAYRARDSKGQALKGSVVAENEAAVAAYIRELGCYVTKIEEKKDHALLVNIISGFQWVGTKDLAVFCRQMSVMIDAGLPLTSCLNILIEQTNNSRLRQAIRDIYRSVQAGDSLSKAMQAQGNVFPKIVINMTEAGETGGVLDDVMARLATHFEKENKLNERLKSAMVYPTVLMAMAMVSLLFMLTFVIPTFTILYKIVNVDLPLPTRFLLSASDIMLNYGMLILLVLLAVGTSIGLALKKERYRLVLDLVVFQIPVFGILWRKAAIARFSRTLSTLVRGGIPIVTALEVVMKTSGNLSIVQALTKVQKDLREGVGIASSLQKSSVFPPMVVQMVAVGEETGELDAMLEKLADFFESDVDDMVTRFSSLLEPVLIGTVGIVIGLIVVSVILPIFDVITNLNLHV, from the coding sequence TTGGGCAAAACATTTGCATATAGGGCCAGGGATTCTAAGGGCCAAGCCCTGAAAGGAAGTGTTGTTGCAGAAAATGAGGCTGCCGTCGCCGCTTATATTCGTGAGCTTGGTTGTTATGTAACTAAAATCGAAGAAAAGAAAGATCATGCTTTGCTTGTTAATATCATAAGCGGTTTTCAGTGGGTAGGCACAAAAGATTTGGCAGTGTTTTGCCGGCAAATGTCAGTGATGATTGATGCAGGGCTTCCTTTAACTTCATGTCTAAATATCTTAATCGAGCAGACGAATAATTCAAGGCTGAGACAGGCTATAAGGGATATTTATCGCAGCGTCCAGGCTGGAGACAGCTTATCCAAGGCTATGCAAGCTCAGGGCAATGTATTTCCCAAAATCGTGATTAATATGACGGAAGCTGGTGAAACGGGTGGGGTTCTTGATGATGTTATGGCAAGATTGGCCACTCATTTTGAAAAAGAAAATAAGTTAAATGAGCGATTAAAATCAGCCATGGTCTATCCCACCGTACTTATGGCAATGGCGATGGTCTCTTTATTGTTCATGTTAACTTTTGTTATACCAACATTTACAATCCTATACAAAATTGTCAATGTTGATTTACCTTTGCCCACCCGTTTTTTACTCAGTGCAAGCGATATTATGCTTAACTATGGAATGCTGATTTTGCTGGTACTGTTAGCTGTTGGTACCAGTATTGGTTTGGCACTAAAAAAAGAACGATATCGTCTAGTATTGGATCTAGTCGTTTTTCAGATACCTGTTTTTGGTATTTTGTGGCGCAAAGCGGCAATTGCCAGGTTTAGCCGTACTTTATCCACTCTTGTCCGCGGTGGCATACCAATCGTGACTGCTTTGGAAGTAGTGATGAAGACGAGCGGAAATCTAAGTATAGTACAGGCCCTCACAAAAGTTCAAAAAGATCTTCGCGAAGGGGTTGGGATTGCTTCTTCTTTACAGAAAAGCTCAGTTTTTCCGCCTATGGTGGTACAAATGGTGGCTGTTGGTGAGGAAACGGGTGAACTTGACGCAATGCTGGAGAAGCTGGCGGATTTTTTTGAAAGTGATGTTGACGATATGGTGACCCGGTTTAGCAGTTTGCTGGAACCTGTACTTATCGGGACAGTCGGAATTGTTATCGGACTTATTGTTGTTTCCGTAATACTGCCCATATTTGATGTAATAACAAACTTGAATCTGCATGTTTAA
- a CDS encoding type IV pilus twitching motility protein PilT, with protein sequence MNSLLKQAVLLQASDIHFTVGIPPIARLKGSLTPIEHPVLTGEDMEALFSQIADTDQQSRFHQLGELDFSYALSGISRFRVNAFKQRGTIAIAVRVVAERIPALKELGYPEILRTFTRKSRGLVLVTGPTGCGKSTTLAAMLDLINNERSCHIITLEDPIEYLHHHKKSIVNQREINTDTISFASALRAVLREDPDVIMIGEMRDVETIGIALTAAETGHLVFATLHTGDAVQTVDRIVDVFPPHQHRQVRIQLSLTLQGVIAQQLIPRCDNYDRVAALEVLVATPAVRNLIREGKTHQLASVIQTGAKMGMQAMDMSLKNLYHRGIITYDEALSRAVDQEGFIRTINDKDC encoded by the coding sequence ATGAATTCTTTGTTAAAACAGGCGGTATTACTACAGGCTTCCGATATCCACTTTACGGTAGGCATCCCGCCTATTGCCAGGCTTAAAGGCAGCTTGACGCCAATAGAGCATCCGGTACTTACCGGTGAAGACATGGAAGCACTATTTTCCCAGATAGCCGATACGGATCAGCAATCCCGATTTCACCAACTGGGTGAGTTGGATTTTTCTTATGCGTTATCAGGCATAAGCCGCTTTAGAGTAAATGCCTTTAAACAAAGAGGAACTATAGCGATAGCCGTTCGGGTAGTGGCTGAGAGGATACCTGCTTTAAAGGAACTGGGATACCCTGAGATTCTCAGGACTTTTACCCGTAAATCTCGTGGACTGGTCTTGGTTACCGGACCGACAGGGTGCGGCAAATCTACTACCTTGGCTGCCATGCTTGATCTTATAAATAATGAACGGTCCTGCCATATTATTACCTTGGAAGATCCAATCGAATATTTGCATCACCATAAGAAGAGCATAGTTAACCAGAGAGAAATAAACACTGACACTATTTCCTTTGCCAGTGCCCTGCGGGCAGTGCTGCGGGAAGACCCTGACGTGATTATGATCGGGGAGATGCGTGATGTTGAAACCATTGGCATTGCTTTAACCGCTGCCGAAACCGGGCATCTGGTATTTGCAACTCTACACACCGGCGATGCTGTGCAAACTGTTGACCGGATTGTGGATGTTTTTCCGCCGCACCAACACCGGCAAGTACGTATTCAGTTGTCTTTAACTTTACAGGGAGTTATCGCCCAGCAGTTAATTCCACGTTGCGATAATTACGATAGGGTGGCAGCCCTGGAAGTCCTGGTGGCAACTCCGGCAGTGCGTAATCTGATCCGGGAAGGCAAGACGCATCAATTGGCGTCTGTTATTCAAACCGGGGCAAAAATGGGGATGCAGGCTATGGATATGTCACTCAAAAATCTTTATCACCGTGGAATTATCACCTATGATGAGGCGCTGTCAAGGGCTGTGGATCAAGAAGGATTTATCCGGACAATCAATGATAAAGACTGTTAG
- a CDS encoding GspE/PulE family protein, whose amino-acid sequence MLAVLEHQPGFSQIDLSSFNIVKETITLVPISIAERYRVMPIKKEGRTLTLAIADPTNFFALDAVRLVSGCEIIPVIATEKDIRKAINQFYGVKDLVEKAVNKLKSEDIAGLAETPVVDDTPIVNIVNSVISRAIKERASDIHIEPMDKQLRVRYRIDGVLREVAYFPRQIHAALVSRIKIMSELDIAEKRLPQDGRVVILEAEREIDLRVSTLPTITGEKIVIRILDPETVILNVTGLGFSSVNLTKYRELYSKPYGMILVTGPTGSGKTTTLYSTLLEINTPAKNVITVEDPVEYRLDGVNQVQVNPKAGLTFASGLRSILRQDPNIVMVGEIRDTETADIAIRAALTGHLVLSTLHTNDAPSAITRLVDMGIEPFLIASSVLGVIAQRLVRMICPNCKQPYTPNLSLPENKLLGSRIDDITYLYSGEGCLLCGQTGYRGRMSIHEIMPVTPAIRAAINKRSSSDIVRDIAVKEGMLTMYEDGINKVCEGWTTVAEIMRQAYSEA is encoded by the coding sequence ATGTTAGCTGTGCTTGAACATCAACCCGGATTTTCCCAAATCGACTTATCCAGTTTTAACATTGTTAAGGAAACTATAACGCTGGTACCGATTTCCATTGCTGAACGTTATCGGGTGATGCCAATTAAAAAAGAGGGTAGGACACTAACCTTGGCAATAGCTGATCCAACCAACTTTTTTGCTCTTGACGCTGTTAGACTGGTTTCTGGATGTGAGATAATTCCGGTTATTGCGACAGAAAAGGATATCAGGAAAGCAATTAACCAATTTTATGGCGTAAAAGATTTAGTCGAAAAAGCAGTTAACAAGCTCAAAAGTGAGGATATCGCCGGACTGGCGGAAACTCCCGTGGTAGATGATACTCCAATTGTAAATATCGTAAACTCTGTTATCAGTAGAGCTATAAAAGAGAGAGCCAGTGATATTCATATTGAACCGATGGATAAACAGCTTAGGGTAAGGTACCGTATTGACGGTGTGTTGCGGGAAGTGGCGTATTTCCCGCGTCAAATCCATGCCGCCCTTGTATCCCGGATCAAGATTATGAGCGAATTGGATATTGCCGAGAAACGTTTACCTCAGGATGGGCGTGTCGTAATATTGGAGGCTGAAAGGGAAATTGATCTTAGGGTCTCCACTTTACCAACAATTACCGGCGAAAAAATCGTTATTCGCATCCTTGACCCGGAAACGGTAATTCTAAATGTGACTGGGTTGGGATTCTCATCAGTTAACTTAACAAAGTACCGGGAGCTTTATTCTAAGCCGTACGGGATGATACTTGTTACCGGCCCGACAGGATCAGGAAAAACGACTACATTATATTCCACTTTATTAGAAATAAATACGCCGGCGAAAAATGTCATTACAGTGGAAGATCCGGTTGAATACCGGCTTGATGGCGTAAACCAGGTGCAGGTAAACCCTAAAGCCGGACTTACTTTTGCCAGTGGGCTCAGGTCAATTTTACGACAGGACCCCAATATTGTAATGGTAGGTGAAATAAGGGACACGGAAACAGCCGATATTGCCATCCGGGCGGCGTTAACCGGACACTTGGTTTTGAGCACATTACACACTAATGACGCTCCCAGTGCCATAACCAGACTGGTTGACATGGGAATAGAGCCGTTTCTGATCGCATCTTCAGTACTGGGGGTAATTGCCCAACGGTTGGTGAGAATGATCTGCCCGAATTGTAAACAACCTTATACGCCGAATTTATCCTTACCGGAAAATAAACTATTAGGTTCTCGCATCGATGATATAACTTATTTGTATAGCGGGGAAGGATGCCTCCTTTGTGGACAAACAGGATACAGAGGGAGAATGTCCATTCATGAGATAATGCCAGTTACTCCAGCCATCCGTGCGGCCATCAATAAACGCTCCTCCAGTGATATTGTCAGAGACATAGCTGTTAAGGAAGGGATGCTGACCATGTACGAGGATGGTATTAACAAAGTCTGTGAAGGGTGGACTACTGTCGCGGAAATTATGAGGCAAGCTTATTCGGAAGCATAA
- a CDS encoding shikimate dehydrogenase — MELWEITGETRKVGLLGWPLGHSVSPHIQNAAFRAANIDYIYLPLPVEPDVLPQAVAGLKALGFVGVNVTIPHKVAIMKYLDALDESAEMVGAVNTIVICDGNSVGYNTDAEGFINSLYANGVKVAGQNAAILGAGGAARAVVAGLLQHGAATVIIGARDRQKAEELAQRFDPSKVRGVEWNDACWNASLHEADILINSTPTGMFPNVEVMPPVCWECIPPATVVYDVVYNPLITRFMTEAGRHGMKTVGGAGMLVEQGAIAFHLWTGISPLKDVMYQAVEEKLNKNK, encoded by the coding sequence ATGGAATTATGGGAGATTACAGGAGAAACAAGGAAAGTAGGATTGTTGGGATGGCCATTGGGTCATTCTGTGTCGCCACATATACAAAATGCCGCATTTCGCGCGGCTAATATTGACTATATTTATCTGCCCCTGCCTGTTGAACCTGACGTTTTGCCGCAGGCCGTCGCAGGATTAAAAGCCTTGGGTTTTGTTGGTGTTAATGTTACCATTCCTCACAAGGTAGCGATTATGAAATATTTGGATGCCCTTGATGAGAGTGCAGAAATGGTTGGGGCAGTCAATACCATTGTTATCTGTGACGGCAACTCTGTCGGATATAATACAGATGCCGAAGGATTTATTAATTCATTGTATGCCAATGGTGTGAAAGTCGCGGGTCAAAACGCTGCTATCTTGGGGGCAGGCGGCGCGGCGCGGGCTGTCGTGGCAGGTTTGCTTCAACATGGCGCTGCCACAGTTATTATCGGAGCGCGAGACCGGCAAAAGGCCGAGGAACTGGCTCAAAGGTTTGATCCAAGTAAAGTACGGGGCGTTGAGTGGAACGATGCCTGCTGGAATGCATCATTACATGAAGCCGATATTTTGATCAACAGTACGCCAACAGGCATGTTTCCCAATGTGGAGGTTATGCCGCCGGTATGCTGGGAATGTATTCCCCCGGCTACAGTTGTCTATGATGTAGTTTATAATCCTTTAATTACCCGGTTTATGACGGAAGCCGGCAGACATGGCATGAAGACGGTTGGCGGCGCAGGAATGCTTGTTGAACAAGGAGCAATAGCTTTTCATCTCTGGACCGGAATCAGCCCGCTAAAAGACGTGATGTATCAGGCGGTAGAAGAAAAATTAAATAAAAATAAGTAA